Proteins co-encoded in one Salvia splendens isolate huo1 chromosome 4, SspV2, whole genome shotgun sequence genomic window:
- the LOC121801365 gene encoding uncharacterized protein LOC121801365 isoform X2: protein MVQLMGSLHSENFQDSAEEEYGSVPKRARLGPSTTFNQLSTVLNVPPSQYNPLDEPSPLGLRLRKSPSLLDLIQMTLSKRSSSSISENAAEMTGHGSKKDTRPSVVSSASDKMKASNFPAMLLRIGSWEYVSKYEGDLVVKCYFAKHKLVWEVLDGGLKSKIEIQWSEITALKAELPDDGPGTLTIVLARQPAFFRETNPQPRKHTLWQATTDFTDGQASKNKKHFLQCPPGILDKHYEKLIQCDTRLGVLSQQPEIILEDPYFKSQASVRENSEESSGDGGNQQPHAAKGSPISTFQEVASSSGPQLRAPEFGKNPLTVQHVAKEAASPSSVIDTQAIEGSRKSIEHDSGGSKGWESLKVAGLRRSMSVTDLVNHIGNCISEQVTSGSLPSAKASECHEMLENISQLLLCHARIS, encoded by the exons ATGGTTCAGCTGATGGGATCGCTGCATTCAGAGAATTTCCAAGATTCCGCTGAAGAAGAGTATGGCTCTGTCCCAAAGCGCGCTCGTCTGGGACCCTCCACTACTTTTAATCAG TTGAGCACTGTGTTGAATGTTCCACCTTCACAGTACAATCCACTTGATGAGCCGAGTCCTTTGGGTTTGCGCCTAAGAAAAAGTCCGTCGTTGTTGGATTTAATCCAGATGACGCTCTCCAAAAGAAGCAGCAGCTCAATCTCGGAGAACGCTGCTGAGATGACTGGCCATGGAAGCAAGAAAGATACGAGGCCTAGTGTTGTGTCAAGTGCTAGTGACAAGATGAAAGCTTCCAATTTTCCAGCCATGTTATTGAGAATTGGCAGCTGGGAG TATGTTTCAAAATATGAAGGCGATCTGGTGGTAAAGTGTTATTTTGCAAAGCATAAGCTTGTGTGGGAAGTTCTTGATGGAGGTCTCAAGAGTAAAATTGAGATTCAGTGGTCTGAAATAACTGCTCTGAAGGCTGAACTTCCTGATGATGGTCCCGGAACTTTAACCATTGTG CTAGCTCGGCAACCTGCTTTTTTTCGTGAAACCAATCCACAACCCAGAAAACATACTCTATGGCAGGCAACCACTGACTTCACTGACGGGCAGGCTAGCAAAAACAA GAAACATTTTTTACAATGTCCTCCCGGCATATTAGATAAGCACTATGAAAAGCTCATTCAGTGTGACACCCGTCTTGGTGTCTTGAGCCAACAGCCTGAAATAATTCTGGAGGACCCTTACTTTAAGTCACAAGCTTCTGTACGTGAAAATTCAGAAGAATCTTCGGGGGATGGGGGAAATCAGCAGCCACATGCTGCCAAGGGATCACCCATCTCTACTTTCCAGGAAGTGGCTTCCTCGTCTGGTCCACAGTTACGGGCTCCCGAATTCGGAAAGAATCCCCTGACAGTGCAACATGTGGCTAAAGAAGCAGCATCCCCAAGCTCAG TGATTGATACACAAGCAATTGAAGGGAGTAGGAAGAGTATTGAGCATGATTCTGGAGGATCAAAAGGTTGGGAATCGTTGAAGGTAGCAGGCCTACGCCGCTCCATGTCAGTGACCGATCTTGTGAACCACATTGGAAACTGTATTTCCGAGCAAGTGACTTCTGGAAGCTTACCCTCAGCCAAGGCATCTGAATGCCATGAAATGCTCGAGAACATCTCCCAACTTTtgctctgtcacgcccgcatttcctaa
- the LOC121801367 gene encoding uncharacterized protein LOC121801367, translating to MLSDSTHCLAGLDERSLMKKVDSLCCLLQDPAISSSALVDGENRNQVADPAKNIYFDLANDAVNSTHEKTEQAMEVDSADGPWPGHGLPRKDSLSDLLLHLPRIASLPRFSNLLYGIAEGEEYQSP from the coding sequence aTGCTCAGTGATAGTACTCACTGTCTGGCGGGATTGGACGAGAGATCTCTAATGAAGAAGGTAGATTCTCTGTGCTGCCTGCTGCAGGATCCTGCCATATCTTCCAGTGCTCTTGTTGATGGCGAAAACCGTAACCAAGTTGCTGATCCTGCAAAAAATATCTACTTTGACCTTGCAAATGATGCTGTTAATTCTACACATGAGAAGACCGAGCAAGCTATGGAAGTAGATTCTGCAGACGGGCCTTGGCCTGGGCATGGTCTACCTAGAAAAGACTCGCTTAGCGACTTGCTTCTTCATCTTCCGCGTATTGCTTCTCTTCCAAGGTTCTCTAACTTGTTATACGGAATTGCAGAAGGTGAAGAATATCAATCTCCGTGA
- the LOC121799388 gene encoding autophagy-related protein 11-like isoform X2 yields the protein MSSNALEGVVQLGKLVIHIAENGHSYELDCEEYTLVEAVQKFLESVCGIPFSDQLLLCLDMKLDSQRPLSTYKLPSSEREVFLFNKARMRSNSPSPQLEQCVIIDIPDPSAPSSSHNPHPLDDASDPALKALPSYERQFRYHFQWGNAIYSRTSAKMEMCERLLQEQKVQERALEIARGNLDYFYRIVLQNYSDFMKCYSQQHRQHNSLLVNLGRDVEKLRAIRLHPSLQTTSRKCLLDFVKEENLLKTVEDCSSSHRQFENKVSEFKQEFGDLKHNTENLFSGKASFLVKDLELTIKDHQQFINEQKSIVQALSKDVNTVKKLVDDCISSKLSSSLRPHDAVSALGPMYDSHEKNHLPRMQECDRAISNLLNFCRDKKNEMNNFVHNYMQKIAYIQFSIKDVRYKFSVFQEALKRQNDQFEHLKVVRGIGPAYRACLAEVVRRKASMKIYMGKAGQLAEKLAAEREDEVRRREEFLKVHNTFIPRDILASMGLYDTPNPCDVNVSPFDTNLLALDYTDVDRYAPESLVGPSTRSEKHGSPRTSLSMSNEGSLSSEVEGCGVDLPEKYDFQEFIEGSELMEIAGTSKMEVENAKLKAELASKIAILCSMSTELDYGSFDDEKIENMLRNAAEKTSEALHLKDEYGKHLQSMLKMKQMQCESYEKRIQELEQRLSDQYLRDKISVDGDESAVSTAKINDNKLDVSGLEEVHMPHAMEEVSCASSSLKLGVVPDHSKAQEGLGDNMTDSSIMLNPQLDSSMLDLHRDKGHLHDKEKKDTLLSDVGMALSASNMAVSMSRPTDLLSYETAVQPDLGAKECDSLVIELQNALAEKSSQLENAETKIQKLMDDVSKLGRELEIGRKLLDESQMNCAHLENCLHEAREEAQTHLCAADRRASEYSALRISAIKTRGLFERMKNCVLTSGVATFADALRSLAQSLNSETDDDGTAEFCDCIRVLADKVSALSRQRAELLDRHSKIEAESEKLTKELEEKKELVNTLYMKHQLEKQANKEKISFGRLEVHEIAAFVLKSSGYYEAINRNCPYYYLSTESVALFTDHLPSRPSYIVGQVVHIERRLAKSPAPASQQSEHGKERVDVLMLEIGSRRLGASASNPYGLPVGCEYFIVTIAMLPDTTIHSPTS from the exons ATGAGTTCTAATGCATTGGAAGGTGTTGTTCAATTGGGGAAACTTGTGATTCATATTGCTGAGAATGGGCACTCGTATGAGCTTGACTGTGAGGAATATACGCTCGTTGAGGCCGTGCAGAAGTTCCTGGAGTCAGTGTGTGGGATACCGTTCAGTGATCAGCTTCTGTTGTGCTTGGACATGAAATTGGACTCTCAACGCCCACTCTCGACTTATAAACTCCCATCTAGTGAGCGAGAAGTGTTTTTGTTCAATAAAGCGAGGATGCGGAGCAATTCGCCTTCCCCCCAGCTGGAGCAGTGTGTCATTATTGATATCCCTGATCCCTCAGCGCCGTCCTCATCTCATAACCCTCATCCTCTGGATGATGCTTCAGATCCTGCACTAAAGGCCTTGCCTTCGTACGAGAGGCAATTTAGATATCATTTTCAGTGGGGAAATGCTATTTACAGCCGTACATCAGCTAAAATGGAAATGTGTGAGAGGCTTTTGCAAGAGCAGAAGGTGCAAGAGAGGGCGTTGGAGATTGCAAGGGGTAATTTGGATTATTTCTACAGAATTGTGCTTCAAAACTACAGCGATTTTATGAAATGCTACTCACAGCAGCACCGCCAACATAATAGCCTTTTGGTGAACTTAGGGAGGGATGTGGAAAAATTGAGAGCAATCAGACTTCATCCATCATTGCAAACCACTAGCCGGAAGTGCCTATTAGATTTTGTGAAAGAAGAGAATCTGCTGAAGACAGTCGAAGATTGCAGTAGTTCCCACAGGCAGTTTGAGAACAAAGTTTCAGAATTTAAACAGGAGTTTGGAGATCTAAAGCACAATACAGAAAATTTATTTTCTGGAAAGGCTTCATTTCTTGTCAAGGATTTGGAATTGACAATAAAAGACCACCAGCAGTTTATTAATGAGCAAAAGAGCATTGTGCAAGCTCTCAG TAAGGATGTAAATACCGTAAAGAAGCTTGTGGATGACTGTATTTCCAGCAAGTTGTCGTCTTCATTGCGCCCCCATGATGCTGTTTCTGCATTGGGACCTATGTATGATAGCCACGAGAAAAACCACCTTCCAAGGATGCAAGAATGTGATCGTGCAATTTCTAATTTGCTCAACTTCTGTAGAGATAAAAAGAATGAGATGAATAATTTTGTTCACAATTACATGCAAAAGATTGCATACATACAGTTTAGCATCAAAGATGTGCGCTACAAGTTCTCTGTGTTCCAGGAGGCGTTGAAGCGTCAGAATGATCAATTTGAGCACCTAAAAGTTGTGCGTGGGATAGGTCCTGCTTATAGGGCATGCCTTGCTGAAGTAGTGAGAAGAAAAGCTTCAATGAAGATCTATATGGGCAAGGCTGGGCAGTTGGCTGAAAAACTTGCTGCAGAGAGGGAGGATGAAGTTAGGAGACGCGAGGAGTTTCTGAAAGTCCATAATACTTTTATTCCTCGCGACATTTTAGCATCCATGGGGTTGTATGACACCCCTAACCCGTGTGATGTCAATGTTTCCCCTTTCGACACTAATTTGCTTGCTCTAGATTATACAGATGTAGACCGTTATGCTCCTGAATCACTGGTAGGACCCTCTACTAGGAGTGAGAAACATGGGTCTCCGAGGACTTCCCTGTCAATGTCGAATGAGGGTTCACTCTCATCTGAAGTTGAAGGATGTGGCGTGGACCTCCCAGAAAAGTATGATTTTCAGGAATTTATTGAGGGGTCAGAATTGATGGAGATTGCGGGGACTAGCAAGATGGAAGTTGAGAATGCGAAACTGAAAGCTGAACTTGCTTCCAAAATTGCCATATTATGTTCAATGAGCACCGAGCTTGATTATGGATCTTTTGATGATGAAAAAATAGAGAACATGTTGAGGAATGCTGCGGAGAAGACATCTGAAGCTTTGCATCTGAAAGATGAGTATGGAAAACACCTCCAATCAATGCTAAAGATGAAGCAAATGCAGTGTGAGTCTTATGAAAAACGGATTCAGGAACTAGAACAAAGGTTGTCTGATCAGTATCTAAGGGATAAGATTTCGGTGGATGGGGACGAATCTGCAGTTTCAACTGCAAAGATAAATGATAACAAGTTGgatgtatcaggacttgaagaagTGCACATGCCCCATGCAATGGAAGAAGTCTCTTGTGCATCGAGCTCATTGAAATTGGGGGTTGTCCCTGATCATAGTAAGGCACAAGAAGGACTAGGGGATAATATGACGGACTCCTCTATTATGTTAAATCCACAGTTGGATTCATCAATGCTAGATCTGCACCGTGATAAAGGACATCTCCATGACAAGGAAAAGAAAGACACACTGTTGTCTGATGTAGGCATGGCACTTTCTGCTAGTAACATGGCGGTCAGCATGTCTCGGCCAACAGACTTATTGTCTTATGAAACAGCTGTTCAGCCAGATTTAGGTGCTAAAGAATGTGATAGCCTTGTGATAGAATTGCAAAACGCCCTAGCAGAGAAATCAAGTCAATTAGAGAATGCAGAAACTAAGATCCAAAAATTAATGGATGATGTTTCCAAGCTTGGGAGGGAGTTAGAGATCGGTCGAAAGCTGCTCGATGAATCTCAG ATGAATTGCGCTCATTTAGAGAACTGTCTGCATGAGGCGAGAGAGGAGGCTCAAACCCATCTTTGTGCTGCTGATCGTAGGGCTTCAGAGTATAGTGCATTGCGTATCTCGGCCATCAAAACACGCGGTCTCTTTGAAAGAATGAAAAACTGTGTTTTGACATCTGGGGTGGCAACTTTCGCTGATGCTTTGCGTAGTTTAGCTCAGTCTTTAAACAG TGAAACTGATGACGACGGTACTGCTGAGTTCTGTGACTGCATAAGGGTGCTAGCAGATAAAGTCAGTGCTTTGTCGAGACAACGTGCTGAATTGCTCGACAGACACTCCAAAATTGAAGCTGAAAGTGAGAAACTTACTAAAGAACTAGAAGAGAAGAAAGAGTTGGTGAATACTCTTTACATGAAGCATCAACTCGAAAAGCAG GCGAACAAAGAGAAGATATCCTTCGGGCGGTTAGAAGTGCACGAGATAGCTGCATTCGTCCTAAAATCTTCTGGCTACTATGAGGCCATCAACCGCAACTGCCCATACTACTATCTATCCACCGAGTCTGTAGCCTTGTTCACTGATCACCTCCCAAGCCGTCCAAGCTATATCGTAGGGCAGGTCGTGCACATTGAAAGAAGATTAGCAAAGTCACCAGCCCCGGCATCACAGCAAAGCGAGCACGGTAAGGAGCGGGTGGATGTGCTGATGCTGGAGATTGGTAGCCGGCGGTTGGGGGCATCTGCATCAAACCCTTACGGTCTCCCTGTTGGCTGTGAATACTTCATAGTGACCATAGCCATGTTACCTGATACCACAATTCATTCACCTACTTCCTGA
- the LOC121801365 gene encoding uncharacterized protein LOC121801365 isoform X1, whose protein sequence is MVQLMGSLHSENFQDSAEEEYGSVPKRARLGPSTTFNQQLSTVLNVPPSQYNPLDEPSPLGLRLRKSPSLLDLIQMTLSKRSSSSISENAAEMTGHGSKKDTRPSVVSSASDKMKASNFPAMLLRIGSWEYVSKYEGDLVVKCYFAKHKLVWEVLDGGLKSKIEIQWSEITALKAELPDDGPGTLTIVLARQPAFFRETNPQPRKHTLWQATTDFTDGQASKNKKHFLQCPPGILDKHYEKLIQCDTRLGVLSQQPEIILEDPYFKSQASVRENSEESSGDGGNQQPHAAKGSPISTFQEVASSSGPQLRAPEFGKNPLTVQHVAKEAASPSSVIDTQAIEGSRKSIEHDSGGSKGWESLKVAGLRRSMSVTDLVNHIGNCISEQVTSGSLPSAKASECHEMLENISQLLLCHARIS, encoded by the exons ATGGTTCAGCTGATGGGATCGCTGCATTCAGAGAATTTCCAAGATTCCGCTGAAGAAGAGTATGGCTCTGTCCCAAAGCGCGCTCGTCTGGGACCCTCCACTACTTTTAATCAG CAGTTGAGCACTGTGTTGAATGTTCCACCTTCACAGTACAATCCACTTGATGAGCCGAGTCCTTTGGGTTTGCGCCTAAGAAAAAGTCCGTCGTTGTTGGATTTAATCCAGATGACGCTCTCCAAAAGAAGCAGCAGCTCAATCTCGGAGAACGCTGCTGAGATGACTGGCCATGGAAGCAAGAAAGATACGAGGCCTAGTGTTGTGTCAAGTGCTAGTGACAAGATGAAAGCTTCCAATTTTCCAGCCATGTTATTGAGAATTGGCAGCTGGGAG TATGTTTCAAAATATGAAGGCGATCTGGTGGTAAAGTGTTATTTTGCAAAGCATAAGCTTGTGTGGGAAGTTCTTGATGGAGGTCTCAAGAGTAAAATTGAGATTCAGTGGTCTGAAATAACTGCTCTGAAGGCTGAACTTCCTGATGATGGTCCCGGAACTTTAACCATTGTG CTAGCTCGGCAACCTGCTTTTTTTCGTGAAACCAATCCACAACCCAGAAAACATACTCTATGGCAGGCAACCACTGACTTCACTGACGGGCAGGCTAGCAAAAACAA GAAACATTTTTTACAATGTCCTCCCGGCATATTAGATAAGCACTATGAAAAGCTCATTCAGTGTGACACCCGTCTTGGTGTCTTGAGCCAACAGCCTGAAATAATTCTGGAGGACCCTTACTTTAAGTCACAAGCTTCTGTACGTGAAAATTCAGAAGAATCTTCGGGGGATGGGGGAAATCAGCAGCCACATGCTGCCAAGGGATCACCCATCTCTACTTTCCAGGAAGTGGCTTCCTCGTCTGGTCCACAGTTACGGGCTCCCGAATTCGGAAAGAATCCCCTGACAGTGCAACATGTGGCTAAAGAAGCAGCATCCCCAAGCTCAG TGATTGATACACAAGCAATTGAAGGGAGTAGGAAGAGTATTGAGCATGATTCTGGAGGATCAAAAGGTTGGGAATCGTTGAAGGTAGCAGGCCTACGCCGCTCCATGTCAGTGACCGATCTTGTGAACCACATTGGAAACTGTATTTCCGAGCAAGTGACTTCTGGAAGCTTACCCTCAGCCAAGGCATCTGAATGCCATGAAATGCTCGAGAACATCTCCCAACTTTtgctctgtcacgcccgcatttcctaa
- the LOC121799388 gene encoding autophagy-related protein 11-like isoform X1 produces MSSNALEGVVQLGKLVIHIAENGHSYELDCEEYTLVEAVQKFLESVCGIPFSDQLLLCLDMKLDSQRPLSTYKLPSSEREVFLFNKARMRSNSPSPQLEQCVIIDIPDPSAPSSSHNPHPLDDASDPALKALPSYERQFRYHFQWGNAIYSRTSAKMEMCERLLQEQKVQERALEIARGNLDYFYRIVLQNYSDFMKCYSQQHRQHNSLLVNLGRDVEKLRAIRLHPSLQTTSRKCLLDFVKEENLLKTVEDCSSSHRQFENKVSEFKQEFGDLKHNTENLFSGKASFLVKDLELTIKDHQQFINEQKSIVQALSKDVNTVKKLVDDCISSKLSSSLRPHDAVSALGPMYDSHEKNHLPRMQECDRAISNLLNFCRDKKNEMNNFVHNYMQKIAYIQFSIKDVRYKFSVFQEALKRQNDQFEHLKVVRGIGPAYRACLAEVVRRKASMKIYMGKAGQLAEKLAAEREDEVRRREEFLKVHNTFIPRDILASMGLYDTPNPCDVNVSPFDTNLLALDYTDVDRYAPESLVGPSTRSEKHGSPRTSLSMSNEGSLSSEVEGCGVDLPEKYDFQEFIEGSELMEIAGTSKMEVENAKLKAELASKIAILCSMSTELDYGSFDDEKIENMLRNAAEKTSEALHLKDEYGKHLQSMLKMKQMQCESYEKRIQELEQRLSDQYLRDKISVDGDESAVSTAKINDNKLDVSGLEEVHMPHAMEEVSCASSSLKLGVVPDHSKAQEGLGDNMTDSSIMLNPQLDSSMLDLHRDKGHLHDKEKKDTLLSDVGMALSASNMAVSMSRPTDLLSYETAVQPDLGAKECDSLVIELQNALAEKSSQLENAETKIQKLMDDVSKLGRELEIGRKLLDESQMNCAHLENCLHEAREEAQTHLCAADRRASEYSALRISAIKTRGLFERMKNCVLTSGVATFADALRSLAQSLNSVASETDDDGTAEFCDCIRVLADKVSALSRQRAELLDRHSKIEAESEKLTKELEEKKELVNTLYMKHQLEKQANKEKISFGRLEVHEIAAFVLKSSGYYEAINRNCPYYYLSTESVALFTDHLPSRPSYIVGQVVHIERRLAKSPAPASQQSEHGKERVDVLMLEIGSRRLGASASNPYGLPVGCEYFIVTIAMLPDTTIHSPTS; encoded by the exons ATGAGTTCTAATGCATTGGAAGGTGTTGTTCAATTGGGGAAACTTGTGATTCATATTGCTGAGAATGGGCACTCGTATGAGCTTGACTGTGAGGAATATACGCTCGTTGAGGCCGTGCAGAAGTTCCTGGAGTCAGTGTGTGGGATACCGTTCAGTGATCAGCTTCTGTTGTGCTTGGACATGAAATTGGACTCTCAACGCCCACTCTCGACTTATAAACTCCCATCTAGTGAGCGAGAAGTGTTTTTGTTCAATAAAGCGAGGATGCGGAGCAATTCGCCTTCCCCCCAGCTGGAGCAGTGTGTCATTATTGATATCCCTGATCCCTCAGCGCCGTCCTCATCTCATAACCCTCATCCTCTGGATGATGCTTCAGATCCTGCACTAAAGGCCTTGCCTTCGTACGAGAGGCAATTTAGATATCATTTTCAGTGGGGAAATGCTATTTACAGCCGTACATCAGCTAAAATGGAAATGTGTGAGAGGCTTTTGCAAGAGCAGAAGGTGCAAGAGAGGGCGTTGGAGATTGCAAGGGGTAATTTGGATTATTTCTACAGAATTGTGCTTCAAAACTACAGCGATTTTATGAAATGCTACTCACAGCAGCACCGCCAACATAATAGCCTTTTGGTGAACTTAGGGAGGGATGTGGAAAAATTGAGAGCAATCAGACTTCATCCATCATTGCAAACCACTAGCCGGAAGTGCCTATTAGATTTTGTGAAAGAAGAGAATCTGCTGAAGACAGTCGAAGATTGCAGTAGTTCCCACAGGCAGTTTGAGAACAAAGTTTCAGAATTTAAACAGGAGTTTGGAGATCTAAAGCACAATACAGAAAATTTATTTTCTGGAAAGGCTTCATTTCTTGTCAAGGATTTGGAATTGACAATAAAAGACCACCAGCAGTTTATTAATGAGCAAAAGAGCATTGTGCAAGCTCTCAG TAAGGATGTAAATACCGTAAAGAAGCTTGTGGATGACTGTATTTCCAGCAAGTTGTCGTCTTCATTGCGCCCCCATGATGCTGTTTCTGCATTGGGACCTATGTATGATAGCCACGAGAAAAACCACCTTCCAAGGATGCAAGAATGTGATCGTGCAATTTCTAATTTGCTCAACTTCTGTAGAGATAAAAAGAATGAGATGAATAATTTTGTTCACAATTACATGCAAAAGATTGCATACATACAGTTTAGCATCAAAGATGTGCGCTACAAGTTCTCTGTGTTCCAGGAGGCGTTGAAGCGTCAGAATGATCAATTTGAGCACCTAAAAGTTGTGCGTGGGATAGGTCCTGCTTATAGGGCATGCCTTGCTGAAGTAGTGAGAAGAAAAGCTTCAATGAAGATCTATATGGGCAAGGCTGGGCAGTTGGCTGAAAAACTTGCTGCAGAGAGGGAGGATGAAGTTAGGAGACGCGAGGAGTTTCTGAAAGTCCATAATACTTTTATTCCTCGCGACATTTTAGCATCCATGGGGTTGTATGACACCCCTAACCCGTGTGATGTCAATGTTTCCCCTTTCGACACTAATTTGCTTGCTCTAGATTATACAGATGTAGACCGTTATGCTCCTGAATCACTGGTAGGACCCTCTACTAGGAGTGAGAAACATGGGTCTCCGAGGACTTCCCTGTCAATGTCGAATGAGGGTTCACTCTCATCTGAAGTTGAAGGATGTGGCGTGGACCTCCCAGAAAAGTATGATTTTCAGGAATTTATTGAGGGGTCAGAATTGATGGAGATTGCGGGGACTAGCAAGATGGAAGTTGAGAATGCGAAACTGAAAGCTGAACTTGCTTCCAAAATTGCCATATTATGTTCAATGAGCACCGAGCTTGATTATGGATCTTTTGATGATGAAAAAATAGAGAACATGTTGAGGAATGCTGCGGAGAAGACATCTGAAGCTTTGCATCTGAAAGATGAGTATGGAAAACACCTCCAATCAATGCTAAAGATGAAGCAAATGCAGTGTGAGTCTTATGAAAAACGGATTCAGGAACTAGAACAAAGGTTGTCTGATCAGTATCTAAGGGATAAGATTTCGGTGGATGGGGACGAATCTGCAGTTTCAACTGCAAAGATAAATGATAACAAGTTGgatgtatcaggacttgaagaagTGCACATGCCCCATGCAATGGAAGAAGTCTCTTGTGCATCGAGCTCATTGAAATTGGGGGTTGTCCCTGATCATAGTAAGGCACAAGAAGGACTAGGGGATAATATGACGGACTCCTCTATTATGTTAAATCCACAGTTGGATTCATCAATGCTAGATCTGCACCGTGATAAAGGACATCTCCATGACAAGGAAAAGAAAGACACACTGTTGTCTGATGTAGGCATGGCACTTTCTGCTAGTAACATGGCGGTCAGCATGTCTCGGCCAACAGACTTATTGTCTTATGAAACAGCTGTTCAGCCAGATTTAGGTGCTAAAGAATGTGATAGCCTTGTGATAGAATTGCAAAACGCCCTAGCAGAGAAATCAAGTCAATTAGAGAATGCAGAAACTAAGATCCAAAAATTAATGGATGATGTTTCCAAGCTTGGGAGGGAGTTAGAGATCGGTCGAAAGCTGCTCGATGAATCTCAG ATGAATTGCGCTCATTTAGAGAACTGTCTGCATGAGGCGAGAGAGGAGGCTCAAACCCATCTTTGTGCTGCTGATCGTAGGGCTTCAGAGTATAGTGCATTGCGTATCTCGGCCATCAAAACACGCGGTCTCTTTGAAAGAATGAAAAACTGTGTTTTGACATCTGGGGTGGCAACTTTCGCTGATGCTTTGCGTAGTTTAGCTCAGTCTTTAAACAG TGTTGCCAGTGAAACTGATGACGACGGTACTGCTGAGTTCTGTGACTGCATAAGGGTGCTAGCAGATAAAGTCAGTGCTTTGTCGAGACAACGTGCTGAATTGCTCGACAGACACTCCAAAATTGAAGCTGAAAGTGAGAAACTTACTAAAGAACTAGAAGAGAAGAAAGAGTTGGTGAATACTCTTTACATGAAGCATCAACTCGAAAAGCAG GCGAACAAAGAGAAGATATCCTTCGGGCGGTTAGAAGTGCACGAGATAGCTGCATTCGTCCTAAAATCTTCTGGCTACTATGAGGCCATCAACCGCAACTGCCCATACTACTATCTATCCACCGAGTCTGTAGCCTTGTTCACTGATCACCTCCCAAGCCGTCCAAGCTATATCGTAGGGCAGGTCGTGCACATTGAAAGAAGATTAGCAAAGTCACCAGCCCCGGCATCACAGCAAAGCGAGCACGGTAAGGAGCGGGTGGATGTGCTGATGCTGGAGATTGGTAGCCGGCGGTTGGGGGCATCTGCATCAAACCCTTACGGTCTCCCTGTTGGCTGTGAATACTTCATAGTGACCATAGCCATGTTACCTGATACCACAATTCATTCACCTACTTCCTGA